The following coding sequences lie in one Arachis stenosperma cultivar V10309 chromosome 5, arast.V10309.gnm1.PFL2, whole genome shotgun sequence genomic window:
- the LOC130979064 gene encoding probable apyrase 7 isoform X1 — protein sequence MIFSKITAILSTLLHTQNSSSSAYPLSLPFAATKNNNLRVSSSLQDFSSYPQFGPERGHVADDVTGVVLPTHLKQPLHKVKPVQSVANCSRKKWVSAIKLAIFLTLFLFIVYMVLVIAYSYWSQGSGKYFVVIDCGSTGNRIYVYHASIQHKKYNSLPIVIKSLRSGLQKKPRSQSGRAYDRMETEPGLDKLVNNVTGLKGALKPLIRWAQKQIPAHAHRGTSVFLYATAGVRRLPSTDSKWLLDNAWSVLKQSPFLCKKDWVKTISGTEEAYFGWISLNYYSGILGVRPRKATYGALDLGGSSLQVTFESDQQLNNETSLYVRMGSVSHHLTAYSLPGYGLNEAFGKSVAHLFKREFGSSANAGIANENRELKHPCLQAGYKEQYFCPRCSFGNKGGGNPVGNQKQLGKIGASGTSVVLVGAPNWQECNALAKIAVNLSEWSNIGAALDCGVQPCALRKNLPRPYGHFYVISGFYVVYRFFNLSSEATLDDVVEKGRTFCGKKWDVAKKSVAPQPFIEQYCFRAPYIASLLREGLRITDDQISVGSGSITWTLGVALLEAGKAYSTGFGFRGLELLPMKINPLILFLILLLSLIILLCALSCVGNSIPRFFRRKYLPIFRHSNVSSASVLNIPSPFQFQRWSPINSVVYAYASSGDGRIKMPLSPTVACSQGSPFGVGHGLGDDGGGIQLMESSLYPSASSFSHSFSSTSLGQMQFDSNTMGAFWSPHRTQMRLQSRRSQSREDLDSSVAEAHLVKV from the exons ATGATCTTTAGTAAAATCACTGCAATTTTATCCACTTTGTTGCATACCCAAAATTCCTCTTCTTCTGCATACCCACTCTCTCTGCCCTTCGCAGCCACCAAAAATAACAACCTGCGAGTCTCTTCCTCTCTTCAGGACTTCTCCTCGTACCCCCAATTTGGTCCTGAACGTGGCCATGTTGCTGATGATGTCACCGGTGTTGTTCTTCCAACCCATTTGAAGCAACCACTTCATAAGGTGAAGCCTGTTCAAAGTGTTGCCAACTGTTCTCGCAAGAAATGGGTCAGTGCCATCAAGCTTGCAATTTTTCTTACGCTGTTCCTTTTTATAGTTTACATGGTTTTGGTGATTGCTTATTCCTATTGGAGTCAAGGGTCTGGGAAGTATTTTGTTGTGATTGATTGTGGTAGCACCGGGAATAGGATTTATGTTTATCATGCTTCCATTCAGCACAAGAAATATAATAGTCTTCCAATAGTTATCAAGTCACTGAGGAGTGGTTTGCAGAAAAAGCCACGTTCTCAGAGTGGTCGTGCGTATGATAGAATGGAAACTGAGCCTGGCCTTGATAAGTTGGTGAATAATGTTACTGGTTTGAAGGGTGCATTGAAACCATTAATTCGCTGGGCGCAGAAGCAAATACCGGCACATGCTCATAGGGGTACTTCGGTTTTCCTTTATGCTACCGCAGGTGTCCGGAGACTCCCCAGCACTGACTCGAAGTGGCTGCTAGATAATGCCTGGTCTGTGTTAAAGCAATCTCCTTTCTTgtgtaagaaggattgggttaAGACTATATCTGGTACTGAGGAGGCTTATTTTGGATGGATATCACTTAATTATTATAGTGGCATCTTGGGTGTTAGACCTAGGAAGGCAACTTATGGTGCGCTTGATTTGGGTGGCTCATCATTGCAAGTAACATTTGAGAGTGATCAGCAGCTGAATAATGAGACTAGTTTGTATGTTCGGATGGGATCAGTGAGCCATCATCTCACTGCTTACTCTCTCCCAGGGTATGGTCTTAATGAGGCATTTGGTAAATCTGTGGCGCATCTCTTTAAGAGAGAGTTCGGATCATCTGCCAATGCCGGCATAGCTAATGAAAATAGAGAGCTCAAACATCCTTGCTTGCAAGCTGGGTACAAGGAACAATATTTTTGCCCTCGTTGTTCTTTTGGTAACAAAGGAGGTGGAAATCCTGTTGGTAATCAGAAACAATTGGGTAAGATAGGAGCATCAGGAACTTCAGTAGTGCTTGTTGGTGCTCCGAATTGGCAAGAATGTAATGCACTTGCAAAAATTGCTGTCAATTTGTCCGAATGGTCCAATATCGGTGCAGCACTTGATTGTGGAGTACAACCTTGTGCTTTGCGCAAGAATCTCCCACGCCCATATGGCCACTTTTATGTGATTTCTGGATTTTATGTGGTGTATAGATTTTTCAACTTGAGTTCTGAGGCCACACTTGATGATGTAGTGGAAAAAGGCAGGACTTTTTGTGGGAAGAAATGGGATGTTGCAAAGAAAAGTGTTGCCCCTCAACCCTTTATCGAGCAATACTGCTTTAGAGCGCCATACATTGCATCACTGCTGAGAGAAGGTTTGCGCATTACTGATGACCAAATATCTGTTGGCTCTGGAAGTATCACTTGGACTCTTGGTGTTGCCTTGTTGGAAGCAGGGAAAGCATATTCCACCGGATTCGGGTTTCGTGGTTTGGAATTGCTTCCAATGAAGATAAATCCCCTtattctttttctcattttgttGCTTTCCTTGATTATCCTACTCTGCGCTTTATCATGTGTTGGCAATTCGATACCAAGGTTCTTCCGGAGGAAATATCTTCCCATTTTCAGACATAGCAATGTTTCCAGTGCTTCTGTTTTGAATATCCCATCTCCCTTTCAGTTCCAGCGATGGAGTCCAATCAACTCCG TTGTTTACGCCTATGCGTCTTCAGGGGATGGAAGAATAAAGATGCCACTCAGCCCAACCGTCGCATGCTCACAAGGTAGCCCTTTTGGCGTTGGTCATGGTCTTGGTGATGACGGTGGTGGCATCCAGCTTATGGAATCTTCCTTGTACCCCTCAGCCAGTAGCTTTTCGCATAGTTTTTCATCGACAAGTTTAGGGCAGATGCAGTTTGACAGCAATACTATGGGCGCATTCTGGTCTCCCCACAGAACTCAGATGCGGCTGCAGAGTAGGAGGTCACAATCTCGCGAAGACC
- the LOC130981808 gene encoding WAT1-related protein At3g45870-like — MIDSWMLQSQPPIITKKNNSLIKDQKSNNCSSISTELKAENFLYSFKNLPLGQLELMAENGLGSSVVGGGGGGETWKARLGMLIVPMIHGGYHVITKVVLNDGVNQIVYCAYRDLIALSILAPLAYFHEKQRRPPITKGLLISFFFVGLFGVVGNHLLFVIGLSYTNPSYASALEPTVPVFTFLFSLIMGIEKVNLLRYEGVAKVVGTVVCVSGAILMVVYHGPVVIGNSETGLQHVSQDASGMLIDGLKFIGLDQFSLGVICIIGHCLSMAAYLAIQAQLLKKYPTNISLTAYSYFFGAGLMVLISIFMSNEITDWILMPSEILAVLYAGIVASALAYGLITWCNKILGPIMIALFSSLQPACSTSLSLIFLGTPLYLGSILGGTFIIAGLYIVTWGSYKENQANAGVIAFESCVSDPLLQEKTVCQKAQD, encoded by the exons ATGATTGACTCTTGGATGCTTCAGAGTCAACCACCAATAATTACCAAGAAGAACAACAGTTTGATCAAAGACCAAAAATCTAATAATTGTAGTAGTATTAGCACTGAGCTAAAAGCTGAAAACTTTCTTTACTCTTTCAAGAATTTACCACTTGGGCAGTTAGAGTTGATGGCAGAGAATGGATTAGGGTCATCAGTGGTGGGGGGTGGTGGTGGAGGTGAGACATGGAAGGCACGGTTAGGGATGTTGATAGTGCCCATGATCCATGGTGGTTACCATGTGATAACCAAAGTGGTACTCAATGATGGTGTCAACCAAATAGTTTACTGTGCCTACAGAGATCTCATTGCCCTTTCTATCCTTGCTCCTCTTGCCTATTTCCATGAAAA GCAGAGAAGACCACCAATTACTAAGGGTCTACTAATCTCATTCTTCTTTGTTGGATTATTTGG GGTAGTTGGCAACCACCTTTTATTTGTTATTGGTCTAAGCTATACTAATCCATCATATGCTTCTGCCTTAGAGCCAACAGTTCCAGTCTTTACATTTCTCTTTTCTCTAATCATGGG CATAGAAAAAGTGAACTTGTTAAGGTATGAAGGTGTGGCAAAGGTTGTTGGAACTGTTGTCTGTGTCTCTGGTGCCATATTGATGGTTGTATATCATGGTCCAGTTGTTATAGGAAATTCAGAAACAGGACTGCAACATGTATCACAAGATGCATCTGGAATGTTAATTGATGGGTTGAAGTTTATAGGATTAGATCAATTCAGTCTTGGGGTTATATGCATAATAGGGCACTGCTTGTCCATGGCTGCTTATCTGGCCATTCAG GCACAATTACTGAAAAAGTACCCCACAAATATATCTCTCACAGCGTATTCATACTTTTTTGGAGCTGGATTGATGGTGTTAATATCAATATTTATGTCTAATGAGATAACAGACTGGATTTTGATGCCGTCGGAAATACTTGCTGTTCTTTACGCT ggAATTGTTGCATCCGCCCTTGCTTATGGACTGATAACATGGTGCAACAAGATTTTGGGGCCAATTATGATTGCCCTTTTTAGCTCCCTTCAACCTGCATGTTCTACTTCCCTATCTCTAATTTTCCTTGGTACTCCTCTTTACTTGGGAAG TATACTTGGAGGAACTTTTATCATTGCTGGCCTATATATTGTTACTTGGGGATCTTACAAAGAAAACCAGGCAAATGCTGGAGTTATTGCTTTTGAATCTTGTGTGTCTGATCCACTTCTTCAAGAAAAGACAGTGTGTCAGAAGGCTCAAGATTAG
- the LOC130979826 gene encoding F-box/kelch-repeat protein At3g23880-like has product MRRGPIPDDDDDAVPRKGKVVTTTGGWPELLRCVTTKPPAILLDELIAEILLRIPARSLLRLRNSVCSSWRTLISSSQFAKDHLRRSMAVDPALTHPLIAYFARACRYLKIGVFSVRSVMENPPQEPTKVVSYEGRRYRIIIGSCNGLLCLHDEERGEDGFIISHRAMLWNPCTGFTSQPLEIGGVLSICGFGYDHVNDKYKLLAVVRKKSGEPVTTRMFTFGPNSTWRTIQDFPHNYFDFHSGEYLERLAGLYLSGTGTLNWLLYSYSSFVKVISLDLVKETYSQFSLPSRDSDDNLLMEPKLGILRDCLAVCYETKKTHWTLWFMKDYGVPQSWTKLTTIPHHPLLVHSPSCVALQPIYMLKDVLLAISPSGKFVLCNLKDGSIDLPNINSSSDGMPRLLPLTQHSCTRVFQLYHESLVSPSHFGLPSCSSEMRLIKPSL; this is encoded by the coding sequence ATGAGGAGGGGTCCGAttcctgatgatgatgatgatgctgttCCGAGGAAGGGAAAGGTTGTCACAACCACCGGGGGGTGGCCGGAACTGCTCCGCTGTGTGACGACAAAACCACCAGCTATCCTTCTGGACGAGCTCATAGCGGAAATCCTGCTGAGGATACCGGCGAGGTCTCTCCTTCGATTAAGGAACAGCGTGTGCAGTTCATGGAGAACCCTAATTTCCAGTTCCCAATTTGCCAAGGACCACCTTCGACGTTCAATGGCGGTGGATCCAGCCTTGACCCACCCACTTATTGCCTATTTTGCCCGAGCCTGCCGATACCTCAAAATCGGAGTGTTCTCCGTACGATCTGTGATGGAGAACCCTCCCCAGGAACCCACTAAAGTAGTTTCCTATGAGGGACGACGCTACCGCATCATCATTGGCTCTTGCAATGGATTGCTGTGCTTGCACGATGAAGAGCGCGGCGAGGATGGATTCATAATAAGCCATCGTGCCATGCTGTGGAACCCCTGCACCGGATTCACTTCTCAGCCGCTTGAAATTGGAGGTGTCCTCTCCATTTGCGGATTCGGTTATGATCATGTCAATGACAAGTATAAGCTCTTGGCTGTTGTGAGAAAGAAATCAGGCGAACCCGTCACCACCAGAATGTTTACATTCGGCCCAAATTCTACCTGGAGAACAATCCAGGATTTCCCCCATAATTATTTTGACTTTCATTCCGGGGAATATCTGGAGCGTCTTGCAGGGCTTTATTTAAGTGGCACTGGCACTCTTAATTGGCTTCTTTACAGCTATAGTAGTTTTGTGAAGGTTATTTCCCTTGACTTGGTCAAAGAGACTTATAGTCAGTTTTCCCTTCCCAGCAGGGATTCAGATGATAATCTCTTGATGGAACCCAAATTGGGTATCTTGAGGGATTGTCTTGCTGTTTGTTATGAGACTAAGAAAACTCATTGGACTCTCTGGTTCATGAAGGACTATGGAGTTCCTCAGTCTTGGACTAAATTGACCACAATCCCCCACCACCCGCTACTCGTTCATAGTCCCTCATGCGTTGCATTACAGCCTATATACATGTTGAAAGATGTTCTCCTTGCAATTTCTCCGAGTGGCAAGTTTGTTTTATGTAACTTAAAAGATGGCAGCATAGATCTTCCTAATATTAACAGCTCCAGTGATGGCATGCCCAGACTTCTTCCTTTAACTCAGCACTCATGTACAAGGGTCTTTCAACTCTATCATGAAAGCTTAGTTTCACCCTCGCACTTTGGTCTTCCAAGTTGCTCATCTGAGATGCGCTTAATTAAGCCAAGCCTATAA
- the LOC130979064 gene encoding probable apyrase 7 isoform X2, which yields MIFSKITAILSTLLHTQNSSSSAYPLSLPFAATKNNNLRVSSSLQDFSSYPQFGPERGHVADDVTGVVLPTHLKQPLHKVKPVQSVANCSRKKWVSAIKLAIFLTLFLFIVYMVLVIAYSYWSQGSGKYFVVIDCGSTGNRIYVYHASIQHKKYNSLPIVIKSLRSGLQKKPRSQSGRAYDRMETEPGLDKLVNNVTGLKGALKPLIRWAQKQIPAHAHRGTSVFLYATAGVRRLPSTDSKWLLDNAWSVLKQSPFLCKKDWVKTISGTEEAYFGWISLNYYSGILGVRPRKATYGALDLGGSSLQVTFESDQQLNNETSLYVRMGSVSHHLTAYSLPGYGLNEAFGKSVAHLFKREFGSSANAGIANENRELKHPCLQAGYKEQYFCPRCSFGNKGGGNPVGNQKQLGKIGASGTSVVLVGAPNWQECNALAKIAVNLSEWSNIGAALDCGVQPCALRKNLPRPYGHFYVISGFYVVYRFFNLSSEATLDDVVEKGRTFCGKKWDVAKKSVAPQPFIEQYCFRAPYIASLLREGLRITDDQISVGSGSITWTLGVALLEAGKAYSTGFGFRGLELLPMKINPLILFLILLLSLIILLCALSCVGNSIPRFFRRKYLPIFRHSNVSSASVLNIPSPFQFQRWSPINSGDGRIKMPLSPTVACSQGSPFGVGHGLGDDGGGIQLMESSLYPSASSFSHSFSSTSLGQMQFDSNTMGAFWSPHRTQMRLQSRRSQSREDLDSSVAEAHLVKV from the exons ATGATCTTTAGTAAAATCACTGCAATTTTATCCACTTTGTTGCATACCCAAAATTCCTCTTCTTCTGCATACCCACTCTCTCTGCCCTTCGCAGCCACCAAAAATAACAACCTGCGAGTCTCTTCCTCTCTTCAGGACTTCTCCTCGTACCCCCAATTTGGTCCTGAACGTGGCCATGTTGCTGATGATGTCACCGGTGTTGTTCTTCCAACCCATTTGAAGCAACCACTTCATAAGGTGAAGCCTGTTCAAAGTGTTGCCAACTGTTCTCGCAAGAAATGGGTCAGTGCCATCAAGCTTGCAATTTTTCTTACGCTGTTCCTTTTTATAGTTTACATGGTTTTGGTGATTGCTTATTCCTATTGGAGTCAAGGGTCTGGGAAGTATTTTGTTGTGATTGATTGTGGTAGCACCGGGAATAGGATTTATGTTTATCATGCTTCCATTCAGCACAAGAAATATAATAGTCTTCCAATAGTTATCAAGTCACTGAGGAGTGGTTTGCAGAAAAAGCCACGTTCTCAGAGTGGTCGTGCGTATGATAGAATGGAAACTGAGCCTGGCCTTGATAAGTTGGTGAATAATGTTACTGGTTTGAAGGGTGCATTGAAACCATTAATTCGCTGGGCGCAGAAGCAAATACCGGCACATGCTCATAGGGGTACTTCGGTTTTCCTTTATGCTACCGCAGGTGTCCGGAGACTCCCCAGCACTGACTCGAAGTGGCTGCTAGATAATGCCTGGTCTGTGTTAAAGCAATCTCCTTTCTTgtgtaagaaggattgggttaAGACTATATCTGGTACTGAGGAGGCTTATTTTGGATGGATATCACTTAATTATTATAGTGGCATCTTGGGTGTTAGACCTAGGAAGGCAACTTATGGTGCGCTTGATTTGGGTGGCTCATCATTGCAAGTAACATTTGAGAGTGATCAGCAGCTGAATAATGAGACTAGTTTGTATGTTCGGATGGGATCAGTGAGCCATCATCTCACTGCTTACTCTCTCCCAGGGTATGGTCTTAATGAGGCATTTGGTAAATCTGTGGCGCATCTCTTTAAGAGAGAGTTCGGATCATCTGCCAATGCCGGCATAGCTAATGAAAATAGAGAGCTCAAACATCCTTGCTTGCAAGCTGGGTACAAGGAACAATATTTTTGCCCTCGTTGTTCTTTTGGTAACAAAGGAGGTGGAAATCCTGTTGGTAATCAGAAACAATTGGGTAAGATAGGAGCATCAGGAACTTCAGTAGTGCTTGTTGGTGCTCCGAATTGGCAAGAATGTAATGCACTTGCAAAAATTGCTGTCAATTTGTCCGAATGGTCCAATATCGGTGCAGCACTTGATTGTGGAGTACAACCTTGTGCTTTGCGCAAGAATCTCCCACGCCCATATGGCCACTTTTATGTGATTTCTGGATTTTATGTGGTGTATAGATTTTTCAACTTGAGTTCTGAGGCCACACTTGATGATGTAGTGGAAAAAGGCAGGACTTTTTGTGGGAAGAAATGGGATGTTGCAAAGAAAAGTGTTGCCCCTCAACCCTTTATCGAGCAATACTGCTTTAGAGCGCCATACATTGCATCACTGCTGAGAGAAGGTTTGCGCATTACTGATGACCAAATATCTGTTGGCTCTGGAAGTATCACTTGGACTCTTGGTGTTGCCTTGTTGGAAGCAGGGAAAGCATATTCCACCGGATTCGGGTTTCGTGGTTTGGAATTGCTTCCAATGAAGATAAATCCCCTtattctttttctcattttgttGCTTTCCTTGATTATCCTACTCTGCGCTTTATCATGTGTTGGCAATTCGATACCAAGGTTCTTCCGGAGGAAATATCTTCCCATTTTCAGACATAGCAATGTTTCCAGTGCTTCTGTTTTGAATATCCCATCTCCCTTTCAGTTCCAGCGATGGAGTCCAATCAACTCCG GGGATGGAAGAATAAAGATGCCACTCAGCCCAACCGTCGCATGCTCACAAGGTAGCCCTTTTGGCGTTGGTCATGGTCTTGGTGATGACGGTGGTGGCATCCAGCTTATGGAATCTTCCTTGTACCCCTCAGCCAGTAGCTTTTCGCATAGTTTTTCATCGACAAGTTTAGGGCAGATGCAGTTTGACAGCAATACTATGGGCGCATTCTGGTCTCCCCACAGAACTCAGATGCGGCTGCAGAGTAGGAGGTCACAATCTCGCGAAGACC